The genomic segment CGCCGATGTGCTGACTAAACGCATGAACGCCGCCGGCGCCGGCGCCTTTTTGGTCAATACCGGCTGGAACGGCAGCGGTAAACGGATCTCCCTCAAAGACACGCGGGCGATTATCAACGCCATTTTACGCGGCGATATTGACGATGCTCCGACGGCGACCCTGCCTATCTTCAATCTTACGATGCCTACCGCGCTGCCGGGCGTGGACGGCGCGATCCTCGACCCGCGCGCTACTTACGCCAATGCCGGCGAATGGCGGACCAAGGCGGAAGATTTGGCCCAGCGTTTTATCGATAATTTCGCCAAATTTACCGACACCCCGGCAGGGGCGGCGCTGGTGAGCGCGGGTCCACGGCGCTAACGCTTTCTGCGCCGGCACCCAGGGCGGGATGCCGTCCTCGTCAAGGCACCGCACTACGGTGGTCAGCCTGGATGCGGCGAGGCTTTCTGGCCGTAGCATCACGTCATACCGCCGCTTAGTCGGCGCTTTTGCCGGCGGCTTTGGCTTTACTGACGCTGGCGCCTTGATCCATTTATGCGACCGGCAGCGGTAAATTGGCGCGGATACGCAGCCCCTGCCGGGCGCTGCGGCCGATTTCCAGCTTACCGGCATGGGCATCGATGATGCGCTGCACAATGGCCAGACCGAGGCCGGTACCGCTGGTGCTGCGCGCGCTGTCGCCGCGCACGAACGGCTGGAACAGATACTGTAGCTGATCCGGCTTAATGCCTGGACCATCATCCTCGACCTCAAACCAAACGCGGTTGGTGTCACGGCCGCTATTCACCTTGATCCAGCCGTTGCCGTAGCGCGCCGCGTTCACCACCATATTCAGCGCCGCCCGCTTGATGGACAGCGGGTTAACGTTAACAATCAGCTCCTCGCCGCAGATATCGGTTTCAATCACGCGCTCATAACCGCTCTCCGCCGCCACCACTTCGGTCAGGATGCTGTTCAGATCTGCCATTTCGGTCTGCATCTCCTGGCCGGTACGCAGATAATCGATAAATTGCTCGATAATGGCGTTGCACTCTTCGATATCTTTATTGATCGACTCGGCGAGGTAACCGTCTTCCGCGCTCATCATCTCCGTCGCCAGGCGGATGCGGGTCAGCGGGGTGCGTAAATCATGGCTGACGCCGGCCATCAACAGAGTCCGATCATCCGCCAGCAGCTTGACGCCGGCGGTCATCTGATTGAAAGCCCGGGTCACCGAGCGCACCTCCGAGGCGCCATACTCCCGCAGCGGCGGCGGAATAATGCCCTTCCCCACCTGCAGCGCGGCGTGTTCCAAATCCACCAGCGGCCGGTTTTGAATACGAATAAAAAGCCAAGCGCCGCCGATGGCCAATAACATAATCGCCAGGGTGTAGCGGAACAGCGGCGAGAAGTCCCCCTGATGGATTTCGGTCAGCGGGATGCGTACCCAAATATCCGGCGATAACCAGGTTTTCAGCCAGACAACGGGGGAATTTTTGATGACCTCGACGCGCACATCGGTCGGGCCGCCCAGCTGCTGCGCCATTTGCTGGCTCAGAAACTCATAATGCTGCGCCCAGCGCAAACCGCTCTCTTCCGCGGCCGGATTGGTATACAGCGAGATACCCAATTCACGGTAAATTTCGCGCCGGAACGCCGGCGACACTTCCAGTAACGTACCGTCCTCCAGCTGCAACCGGTCGGTCATCAACATTCTGACTTCATAAGCCAGAACCTTATTGAACTGTTGCAGACTCGGCAGAATAGCGAAATTCAGAACCACCAGGTAGGTCGTTACCAGGCTGACGAACAGCAAGGTAACGATTAACAGCAGACTGCGGGCGAAGGAACTGCGCGGAGAGATGCGCCATCGCATCATGCTTTACTGCCGTCCGGCACAAAGACATAGCCCAGACCCCATACGGTCTGTATATAGCGCGGATGGGCCGGATCTTCTTCCACCATGCGCCGCAGACGGGAAATCTGCACATCAATGGAGCGCTCCATGGCGCTATACTCGCGGCCGCGCGCCAGGTTCATCAACTTATCGCGGGACAACGGTTCGCGCGGATGGCTGACCAACGCTTTGAGCACCGCGAATTCACCGCTGGTCAGCGGCATCGGCTCATCTTCGCGGAACATCTCGCGCGTACCGAGGTTAAGCTTGAATTTGCCAAAAGCGATAATCGCCTCTTCCTGCGACGGCGCGCCCGGCAGCTCGTTGGCCTGCCGGCGCAGTACCGCGCGAATGCGGGCCAGCAGCTCGCGCGGGTTGAAGGGCTTGGGAATATAGTCATCGGCGCCGATTTCCAGGCCAACGATCCGGTCCACTTCTTCCCCTTTGGCGGTAACCATAATGATAGGCATCGGGTTGCTCTGGCTGCGCAGCCGGCGGCAGATAGACAGGCCATCTTCACCCGGTAGCATCAGATCCAGCACCATTAAATGGAAAGATTCCCGCGTCAGCAGACGATCCATCTGCTCAGCGTTGGCGACGCTGCGTACCTGAAAGCCCTGTTCGGTCAAATACCGCTCAAGGAGCGCCCGCAGGCGCATATCGTCATCCACTACCAGGATTTTGTAATTATCTTGCATTGTCTCTCTTCCAAAGGCGAAACGCCCGTAAAGGATATTGTTCAAAAACCGGTGGATCACTGACAGCGATTTCAGGTGACCATTCTAAGCGAAATTGTTACAAAGCATATGAAGATGCGTAGTTATCAACACTTTCCGCACCTGATCGACCCGATAATAACATCTGTCGTGCCGTCGCGAATAATAATTAACGTCCACGTCCGTGCTCAGTTTAACGGCGGCGTCACCGTGCCGTGAGCATTATTCGCGGTAGGCGATATCGGTGATATACTAGGTGCGGCGCCCGCCAGGGGTCATGACTTCCGCCTCGTCATCCACCGCCTTTTTTATTAAAGCGCGCGCCATAGGCGAGTCGATGGAAATGTAGTCCTTATGTTTGTAGATTTCATCGGGACCGGCGATACGAAAGCGTTTTGTTTCCCCCTCCGGGCTTTCCACCTCCACCCAGGCGCCAAAAAACACCCGCCCCTCCTGCTGCGGGGAATAGTCCACCACCCGCGCCTCTTTCAGCACGCGGCGCAGATAGCGCACCCGCCGATCAATCTCGCGCAGGATCTTCTTGTTATAATGATAATCCGCATTTTCACTGCGATCCCCGAGGCTGGCGGCCCAGGCCACCTTTTCGGTAATTTCCGGCCGGTAGCGTTTCCACAGGTGGTCCAGCTCATCGTGTAATTCCCGGTAGCCCTGACGGGTAATAAGGTTGCTCTTCATCGTCACCTATCGTCGCAATACATCGCCAATAACGGCAATATACCATAGCGACGCCGGCGGTTAACGAACCCAGGCGGCTGGCATTTTGCCGCCGCAAACCGTATAACTGTGCAGGCCCAAGCAATCCTTATGACAAAATGAACTGTAACGCATGAATAAAGAGTCATTGAACCATCTTATCGCCGGCGAGCTGAAAGCCCGGGCGGAGCAGGTGGACGCCGCGGTGCGGCTGCTGGATGAAGGCAACACCGTGCCTTTTATCGCCCGCTATCGTAAAGAAGTCACCGGCGGCCTGGACGATACGCAGTTGCGTACGCTGGAAACGCGCCTGGGTTACCTGCGCGAGCTGGACGAGCGACGTCAGAGTATTCTGAAATCCATCGACGAACAGGGCAAACTGACCGAGGCGCTGGCCGCGGCAATCCAGGGGACCTTGAGCAAAACCGAGCTCGAAGATCTCTACCTACCCTATAAGCCCAAACGCCGCACCCGCAGCCAGATAGCCATTGAGGCTGGGCTGGCGCCGCTGGCGGATAGGCTCTGGCAGGACGCGTCCATGGATCCCGAGAGCGCGGCGGCCGAATTTGTGAACCCCGACGCCGGCGTGGCCGACGTCAAAGCGGCCCTTGACGGCGCGCGCTATATCCTGATGGAGCGCTTTGCCGAAGATGCCGCCTTGCTGGCGAAAATTCGCGCCTATTTGTGGAAAAACGCCCATCTGGTGTCGCGGGTCGTCCCCGGCAAAGAAGAAGACGGCGCCAAATTCCGCGACTATTTCGACCACCACGAACCGCTGTCCCAGGTGCCGTCCCACCGTGCGCTGGCCATGTTGCGCGGACGCAACGAAGGCGTGCTGCAACTGGCGTTGAACGCCGATCCGCACACGGATGAGCCGCCGCGCGCCAGCTACTGCGAGGAAATGATTGCCGATCATTTGCAGGTGCGCTTCAACCAGGCGCCGGCCGACGGCTGGCGCAAGTCGGTCATCAGTTGGACCTGGCGCATCAAAATTCTGATGCACCTAGAAACCGAATTGATGGGCAACATGCGTGAAAAGGCCGAGGAGGAAGCGATCCAAGTCTTCGCCCGCAACATGCATGATTTATTAATGGCGGCGCCGGCGGGATTGCGCGCCACCATGGGACTGGATCCGGGTCTGCGCACCGGCGTTAAGGTCGCGGTCGTCGACGCCACGGGCAAACTGGTGGCGACGGATATCCTCTATCCGCATACCGGCCAGGCCGATAAAGCCGCGGCGGCGGTCGCGGCGCTGTGTCTGAAACATCATGTCGAGCTGGTCGCCATCGGCAACGGCACCGCATCGCTAGAAACCGAGCGCTTTTATGCCGAGGTCCAAAAGCGCTATCCAGACGTGAAAGGGCAAAAGGTAATTGTCAGCGAGGCCGGCGCGTCGGTCTATTCCGCCTCGGAGTTGGCGGCGCAGGAATTCCCCGATTTGGATGTCTCGCTGCGCGGTGCGGTCTCCATCGCCCGCAGACTGCAGGATCCGCTGGCGGAGCTGGTCAAAATAGATCCGAAGTCCATCGGTGTCGGCCAGTATCAGCACGATGTCAGCCAAAGCCAACTGGCGAAAAAACTGGATACGGTGGTGGAGGACTGCGTCAACGCCGTCGGCGTCGACTTGAATACCGCCTCGGTGCCACTGCTGATTCGCGTCGCCGGCCTGACGCGTATGATGGCGCAGAATATTGTCAACTGGCGCGATGAGAACGGCCGTTTCCGCAACCGTCAACAGCTGCTGAAAGTCCCCCGCTTAGGCCCCAAGGCCTTTGTGCAATGCGCCGGCTTCCTGCGCATCAATCACGGCGACAACCCGCTTGACGCCTCTACCGTGCATCCAGAGAGTTATCCGGTGGTAGAGCGGATTTTACAGGCCACGGAGAAATCGTTAAGCGATTTGATGGGCGATCCGTCTACGCTGCGCGGCCTGAGTCCGTCCCATTTTACCGATGAGCGCGTCGGTTTGCCCACCGTCACCGATATCATCAAAGAGTTGGAAAAGCCGGGACGCGACCCGCGGCCCGAGTTCAAAACCGCCACTTTCGCCGACGGCGTGGAAACGCTCCAGGATCTCTCGCAGGGTATGGTGCTCGAGGGTACGGTGACCAACGTGACCAACTTTGGCGCATTCGTGGATATCGGCGTACATCAGGACGGGTTGGTGCATATCTCCTCTCTGTCCGATCGGTTCATCGACGATCCGCACAAGGTGGTGAAAGCCGGCGATATTGTCAAAGTGAAAGTCATGGACGTCGATATGGCGCGCAAACGCATCGCCTTGACCATGCGGCTCGACGAACGGCCGGGGGAGGCGCCGGCGCGCCGGGATATGGGTGAACGCCGGCGGGACAACGGCGCAACGGCGTCTCGTCCCCCCGCTCGCGGCGGCGGCCGCCAATCCGGTAATGCCGCGGGCGGCCGCGCTGGGCAAACGGCGTTAAAAACGGCGGGGCCGTAGAGACGGGCCCCATTATCCCTGTGCGCCGGTAGATCGGCGCTAAACGCCCTGTGGATACGGGCCCGCGCCCTGCCTGGGCGGCGCCCCCTGTCCCCTGCCATTTAGCGCCTCTCGCGGGTCAGCGCGCCTTAACTGCGGGTGGCGCACGCAGCGCTGGTCCTGTCCGCCGTCCCCCTAACGTCCAGGGTGAGGGGTCTTCGTGCGGCTTTTTTTTGGCATCGGCTGCACCGGTGCGGTTAGGCTCACATTGATGTTTACCACGGCCAAAGAATGGAGGGCTGATAAATAAATTAATATTTAATTATTTCTATATTCACTATTCCTGATGCGGGCGATAATTGCATCAATTTTTAATAATTAACATAATATTTTAATTACACTATTTTGACTCTTATTTAATATTTACTGCCTATTGGCACAGGGTTATTTTCATTTTCCGCCGTGCGCCATGGCTAATAAAAATAGACGACCCCCACTCCATCGCCCGGAATCTTCGAGACGCTTAAAAAACTTAAATACTGTAAATACAGTGCATTGCATCAAACCGCAGGGAATAGATTTTTGCGATTGCCGCTGAAAAAAAGAATTTGGTTGATGGTTTGTTTTATTTAGCACGGGTGATAAGGTGATAAAATTTTTGTTATTGATAACTATTACTTTTACCATTTGCAATAATTAACACTGCGCAATCATACCCCGGGACGCCGGGGTATTTACCGTTTCCGCCGTGCTTTCGGTCACCATCAAGAAGGTCACTATGCAACTGCAATTGCAATTGCAGTACCATTATAAAATTACCGGCTATGCCAAAGAGATCCCTCCCGCCTTTCGGCAAAAAATGCTGTCTCTTGGCATGTTGCCCGGCAGTTCGTTCCAGGTGGTGCGCGTCGCCCCGCTGGGCGATCCCGTGCAAATCGAGGTGCGGCGGGTACAGCTGGTATTGCGAAAAAAAGATCTGTCATTGCTGCTATTGAGCCGTACCGACCATTGACCCGCCCTGCTCCGAACGCGCCGTGCGCCCGGGGTAATCCGTTTGTATTTGTCACTGCTTACAGGTTTTATTCATGATCACTACACGCACTGTGGCCTTGATCGGTAATCCCAACGCCGGCAAAACCACCCTGTTCAACCAGTTGACCGGCGCCCGCCAGCGGGTCGGTAACTGGGCCGGCGTTACGGTGGAACGTAAAGAAGGCTGTTTCACCACTGCCGCGCAGCATATTACGCTGGTCGATCTGCCGGGCGCTTACTCTCTGACCACGCTGTCGCAGCAATCCTCGCTGGACGAGCAAATCGCCTGCCGGTATATCCTCGAACGGCAGGCCGATGTGCTTATCAACGTGGTCGACGCCGCCAATCTGGAGCGTAATCTTTATCTGACGCTACAGTTACTGGAGCTGGGTATTCCCTGCATCGTGGCGCTGAACATGCTGGATATCGCCTGCAGTCAGGGCATTAACATCGATATTCCGGCACTGGAGCGACGGCTCGGCTGTCCGGTGATCCCGCTGGTATCCACCCGTGCTGAGGGCATTGAAACCTTGAAGGCGCGGCTGGACGGCCCGCTACCGGCGGCACCGTCCCTCACGGTCGACTATCCGCCCGCCGTCCGCCAGGCGGTAGAACAGCTACAGCCATTCACCCCTCACGCGTATTCGCCACGCCAGCGGCGCTGGCTGGCGCTGCATATGCTGGAAGGGGACATTCACAGCCGTGAGTTGCTGACCTCGCCCCAACGGCTGGAAAGCCTGCGCGCGGGCCTGCAGCAGGATGCGGCGCTGGCGATCGCCGATGCCCGCTACGCCACCATCATCGCCCTCTGTCAGGCCGTCAGTAACGGTCATTTGACGCAGACCAACTGCTTGACCGCGCGTCTTGACGCCGTGCTGCTTAACCGCTGGCTTGGCGTGCCGCTGTTTTTTATGGTGATGTATCTTATGTTCATCCTCGCCATCAACCTCGGCGGCGCTCTGCAGCCGCTGTTTGAGGGCGGATCCGCCGCGTTGTTCATCGACGGCACCCAGTGGCTGGGCTATCAGCTGCACGCGCCGCAGTGGTTAACGCTGCTGCTGGCCCAGGGCGTGGGCGGCGGGATCAATACCGTGCTGCCGCTTATTCCGCAAATCGGCATAATGTATTTGTGCCTGTCGTTTTTGGAAGATTCCGGCTATATGGCGCGCGCCG from the Candidatus Sodalis pierantonius str. SOPE genome contains:
- the envZ gene encoding two-component system sensor histidine kinase EnvZ encodes the protein MMRWRISPRSSFARSLLLIVTLLFVSLVTTYLVVLNFAILPSLQQFNKVLAYEVRMLMTDRLQLEDGTLLEVSPAFRREIYRELGISLYTNPAAEESGLRWAQHYEFLSQQMAQQLGGPTDVRVEVIKNSPVVWLKTWLSPDIWVRIPLTEIHQGDFSPLFRYTLAIMLLAIGGAWLFIRIQNRPLVDLEHAALQVGKGIIPPPLREYGASEVRSVTRAFNQMTAGVKLLADDRTLLMAGVSHDLRTPLTRIRLATEMMSAEDGYLAESINKDIEECNAIIEQFIDYLRTGQEMQTEMADLNSILTEVVAAESGYERVIETDICGEELIVNVNPLSIKRAALNMVVNAARYGNGWIKVNSGRDTNRVWFEVEDDGPGIKPDQLQYLFQPFVRGDSARSTSGTGLGLAIVQRIIDAHAGKLEIGRSARQGLRIRANLPLPVA
- the ompR gene encoding two-component system response regulator OmpR — its product is MQDNYKILVVDDDMRLRALLERYLTEQGFQVRSVANAEQMDRLLTRESFHLMVLDLMLPGEDGLSICRRLRSQSNPMPIIMVTAKGEEVDRIVGLEIGADDYIPKPFNPRELLARIRAVLRRQANELPGAPSQEEAIIAFGKFKLNLGTREMFREDEPMPLTSGEFAVLKALVSHPREPLSRDKLMNLARGREYSAMERSIDVQISRLRRMVEEDPAHPRYIQTVWGLGYVFVPDGSKA
- the greB gene encoding transcription elongation factor GreB, translated to MKSNLITRQGYRELHDELDHLWKRYRPEITEKVAWAASLGDRSENADYHYNKKILREIDRRVRYLRRVLKEARVVDYSPQQEGRVFFGAWVEVESPEGETKRFRIAGPDEIYKHKDYISIDSPMARALIKKAVDDEAEVMTPGGRRT
- a CDS encoding Tex family protein, which translates into the protein MNKESLNHLIAGELKARAEQVDAAVRLLDEGNTVPFIARYRKEVTGGLDDTQLRTLETRLGYLRELDERRQSILKSIDEQGKLTEALAAAIQGTLSKTELEDLYLPYKPKRRTRSQIAIEAGLAPLADRLWQDASMDPESAAAEFVNPDAGVADVKAALDGARYILMERFAEDAALLAKIRAYLWKNAHLVSRVVPGKEEDGAKFRDYFDHHEPLSQVPSHRALAMLRGRNEGVLQLALNADPHTDEPPRASYCEEMIADHLQVRFNQAPADGWRKSVISWTWRIKILMHLETELMGNMREKAEEEAIQVFARNMHDLLMAAPAGLRATMGLDPGLRTGVKVAVVDATGKLVATDILYPHTGQADKAAAAVAALCLKHHVELVAIGNGTASLETERFYAEVQKRYPDVKGQKVIVSEAGASVYSASELAAQEFPDLDVSLRGAVSIARRLQDPLAELVKIDPKSIGVGQYQHDVSQSQLAKKLDTVVEDCVNAVGVDLNTASVPLLIRVAGLTRMMAQNIVNWRDENGRFRNRQQLLKVPRLGPKAFVQCAGFLRINHGDNPLDASTVHPESYPVVERILQATEKSLSDLMGDPSTLRGLSPSHFTDERVGLPTVTDIIKELEKPGRDPRPEFKTATFADGVETLQDLSQGMVLEGTVTNVTNFGAFVDIGVHQDGLVHISSLSDRFIDDPHKVVKAGDIVKVKVMDVDMARKRIALTMRLDERPGEAPARRDMGERRRDNGATASRPPARGGGRQSGNAAGGRAGQTALKTAGP
- the feoA gene encoding ferrous iron transporter A, translating into MQLQLQLQYHYKITGYAKEIPPAFRQKMLSLGMLPGSSFQVVRVAPLGDPVQIEVRRVQLVLRKKDLSLLLLSRTDH